Proteins from a single region of Macrotis lagotis isolate mMagLag1 chromosome 2, bilby.v1.9.chrom.fasta, whole genome shotgun sequence:
- the ATF1 gene encoding cyclic AMP-dependent transcription factor ATF-1 isoform X2, with protein MEDSHKSNSSETAPQPGTTVQGAHISHIAQQMSLRGAAPMTVVHLPGEQVQSQGVIQTAQSSSVIHPPQVQTVQVSSWSDSEDSQDSSDSIGSSQKARGILARRPSYKKILNDLSSEDTRDRKGEGENPGVSTVTSMSVPTPIYQTSTGQYIAIAPNGTLQLASPSTDGVQGLQALTMTNAGNTQQGTTILQYAQTSDGQQILVPSNQVVVQTASGDMQTYQIRTTPANTNLPQTVVMTSPVTITSQTTKTDDPQMKREIRLMKNREAARECRRKKKEYVKCLENRVAVLENQNKTLIEELKTLKDLYSNKSV; from the exons atGTCACTAAGAGGAGCTGCACCAATGACAGTTGTACATCTTCCTGGAGAACAAGTACAAAGTCAGGGGGTCATCCAGACTGCTCAGTCATCTTCAGTAATCCATCCCCCACAAGTACAGACAGTGCAG GTATCATCCTGGTCAGATAGTGAAGATTCTCAGGATTCATCTGATAGCATAGGCTCTTCACAGAAAGCTCGGGGGATTTTAGCACGGCGCCCATCTTATAA aaaaatattgaatgatCTTTCTTCAGAAGACACCAGAGataggaagggagaaggagaaaaccCTGGAGTTTCAACAGTCACATCTATGTCTGTCCCAACTCCTATCTACCAGACTAGCACTGGACAATACA TTGCGATTGCCCCAAATGGAACATTACAGCTGGCCAGTCCAAGCACAGATGGAGTTCAGGGGCTGCAAGCATTAACAATGACAAATGCAGGCAATACTCAACAAGGAACAACAATTCTTCAGTATGCACAGACATCTGATGGACAGCAGATACTTGTCCCTAGCAACCAAGTGGTTGTACAGA CTGCATCAGGAGATATGCAGACTTATCAGATTCGTACTACACCAGCAAATACTAACCTTCCACAGACTGTAGTAATGACATCTCCAGTCACTATAACATCTCAGACAACCAAAACAGATGATCCtcagatgaaaagagaaataagattgATGAAAAATAG agaAGCTGCTCGAGAATGCcgtagaaagaaaaaagaatatgttaaGTGTCTGGAAAATCGAGTGGCGGTcttggaaaatcaaaataaaactttaatagaagaattaaaaactttaaaagatcTCTACTCCAATAAAAGTGTctaa
- the ATF1 gene encoding cyclic AMP-dependent transcription factor ATF-1 isoform X1 — protein sequence MSLRGAAPMTVVHLPGEQVQSQGVIQTAQSSSVIHPPQVQTVQVSSWSDSEDSQDSSDSIGSSQKARGILARRPSYKKILNDLSSEDTRDRKGEGENPGVSTVTSMSVPTPIYQTSTGQYIAIAPNGTLQLASPSTDGVQGLQALTMTNAGNTQQGTTILQYAQTSDGQQILVPSNQVVVQTASGDMQTYQIRTTPANTNLPQTVVMTSPVTITSQTTKTDDPQMKREIRLMKNREAARECRRKKKEYVKCLENRVAVLENQNKTLIEELKTLKDLYSNKSV from the exons atGTCACTAAGAGGAGCTGCACCAATGACAGTTGTACATCTTCCTGGAGAACAAGTACAAAGTCAGGGGGTCATCCAGACTGCTCAGTCATCTTCAGTAATCCATCCCCCACAAGTACAGACAGTGCAG GTATCATCCTGGTCAGATAGTGAAGATTCTCAGGATTCATCTGATAGCATAGGCTCTTCACAGAAAGCTCGGGGGATTTTAGCACGGCGCCCATCTTATAA aaaaatattgaatgatCTTTCTTCAGAAGACACCAGAGataggaagggagaaggagaaaaccCTGGAGTTTCAACAGTCACATCTATGTCTGTCCCAACTCCTATCTACCAGACTAGCACTGGACAATACA TTGCGATTGCCCCAAATGGAACATTACAGCTGGCCAGTCCAAGCACAGATGGAGTTCAGGGGCTGCAAGCATTAACAATGACAAATGCAGGCAATACTCAACAAGGAACAACAATTCTTCAGTATGCACAGACATCTGATGGACAGCAGATACTTGTCCCTAGCAACCAAGTGGTTGTACAGA CTGCATCAGGAGATATGCAGACTTATCAGATTCGTACTACACCAGCAAATACTAACCTTCCACAGACTGTAGTAATGACATCTCCAGTCACTATAACATCTCAGACAACCAAAACAGATGATCCtcagatgaaaagagaaataagattgATGAAAAATAG agaAGCTGCTCGAGAATGCcgtagaaagaaaaaagaatatgttaaGTGTCTGGAAAATCGAGTGGCGGTcttggaaaatcaaaataaaactttaatagaagaattaaaaactttaaaagatcTCTACTCCAATAAAAGTGTctaa